From a single Pyruvatibacter sp. genomic region:
- a CDS encoding NAD(P)-binding domain-containing protein — MNDATTCIIGAGPGGLAAARALKRYGVPYEQFERHSDLGGLWDKNNPGTPLYDSAHFISSKTQSAFTDCPMPDDFPDYPSGTQILSYIHHFANRYGLKEGIHFNTAVQIAAPNDDGSWRVTLDTGVTKTFANLIVATGTNWSPNRPDYSGTFNGTAIHAVDYSSADQFRGKRVMVVGAGNSGCDIACDAAIHADKAFISVRRGYHFIPKHVFGMPADVFAHGGPKLPMPVQQWVMGKMLRLLVGDVTRYGLPQPDHKVFESHPIVNSELLHHLSHGNITAKGDIAHFEGTEVVFKDNSREQLDMIVYATGYNYDMPYLAEGAVPFRAGRPDLYLTVFGRDLPGFFAMGFEETNSGGYFLYDEMANCIANAIQDRTRAPERAQRFQAETRTSPDLSGGIRFIESPRHANYVDSPTFQAALRKLAKRYRWTPVDEASFAAMRVADHTPSQKRAA, encoded by the coding sequence ATGAATGACGCGACCACCTGCATCATTGGCGCTGGACCCGGCGGGCTGGCCGCCGCCCGCGCCCTCAAACGATATGGCGTGCCGTATGAGCAGTTCGAGCGTCATAGTGATCTGGGTGGCCTATGGGACAAAAACAATCCGGGTACGCCGCTTTATGACAGTGCTCATTTCATTTCATCCAAAACGCAATCAGCGTTCACTGACTGTCCAATGCCGGACGATTTTCCAGATTACCCCTCAGGCACACAGATTCTCAGCTACATCCACCACTTTGCAAACAGATATGGTTTGAAAGAAGGCATACACTTCAATACCGCTGTGCAAATTGCCGCACCCAATGACGACGGCAGTTGGCGCGTGACGCTGGATACGGGCGTCACAAAGACCTTCGCCAACCTCATTGTTGCCACTGGCACCAACTGGTCGCCCAACCGGCCGGACTATTCAGGCACATTCAACGGCACCGCCATTCACGCTGTCGACTACAGCAGCGCAGACCAGTTCCGCGGTAAACGCGTCATGGTCGTAGGTGCGGGAAACTCAGGCTGCGATATTGCCTGCGACGCGGCCATTCACGCCGACAAGGCATTCATCAGTGTACGGCGCGGCTATCACTTCATTCCCAAACATGTTTTCGGAATGCCCGCTGACGTCTTTGCCCATGGTGGGCCCAAACTGCCGATGCCTGTTCAGCAGTGGGTGATGGGCAAAATGCTGCGTCTGCTGGTCGGCGATGTCACCCGCTACGGCCTGCCCCAACCTGATCACAAGGTATTTGAAAGCCATCCGATCGTGAACTCGGAACTCCTCCACCACCTGTCTCACGGCAACATCACCGCAAAGGGCGACATTGCCCATTTTGAGGGCACCGAGGTGGTGTTCAAGGACAACAGCCGCGAACAGTTGGACATGATCGTCTATGCCACAGGCTACAACTATGACATGCCGTATCTGGCAGAGGGTGCCGTGCCCTTCAGGGCCGGGCGACCTGATCTGTATCTCACCGTGTTTGGCCGCGACCTGCCGGGCTTCTTTGCCATGGGCTTTGAGGAGACCAACTCCGGCGGCTATTTCCTGTATGACGAAATGGCCAACTGCATCGCCAACGCCATTCAGGATCGCACGCGCGCCCCTGAGAGGGCACAGCGCTTTCAGGCCGAAACCAGAACCAGTCCTGACCTCTCCGGCGGCATCCGCTTCATCGAAAGTCCGCGCCACGCCAACTATGTGGACAGCCCCACATTCCAGGCAGCTCTCAGGAAACTGGCAAAGCGCTATCGCTGGACGCCGGTGGATGAGGCTTCCTTCGCCGCCATGCGCGTAGCCGACCATACGCCCTCACAAAAGCGGGCTGCCTGA
- a CDS encoding alpha/beta hydrolase, whose translation MFEGFKPIAVAGEGGAMLRGIAGGAPDAPPLLLLHGYPQTHVMWHAVAPALAETHRVICLDLPGYGNSDAPPLSDDHAAYSKRAWAPHFVAAMAALGHPTFALAGHDRGARAAYRLALDHGDRVTRLALLDIIPTATMWDMANANFAIGTFHWGFLAQPAPFPEKMIEGDPDRFLDYCIAKWAADGFTFDTTAHEAYRAAFRKPQVIAATCEDYRAGATLDVETDRQSLAAGQTFDGPSLLIWGSHNFGADTDLICGLWKPLLPNVTGTALDCGHFVAEEKSADTARALTDFFATP comes from the coding sequence ATGTTTGAGGGCTTTAAGCCGATTGCCGTTGCAGGCGAAGGGGGCGCGATGTTGCGCGGTATTGCCGGCGGCGCGCCAGATGCACCGCCTCTTTTGCTGTTGCACGGCTATCCGCAAACCCATGTGATGTGGCACGCGGTTGCGCCTGCTCTTGCGGAAACACACCGGGTTATCTGCCTTGATCTTCCGGGGTACGGCAACAGTGATGCACCGCCCTTAAGCGATGACCATGCCGCGTATTCCAAACGTGCATGGGCACCGCATTTTGTGGCCGCGATGGCCGCACTTGGGCACCCCACGTTTGCGCTCGCGGGCCATGATCGTGGCGCGCGGGCAGCGTACAGACTGGCGCTGGATCACGGTGACCGGGTGACCCGGCTGGCGCTGCTCGACATAATTCCCACCGCGACCATGTGGGACATGGCCAATGCCAATTTTGCGATCGGTACCTTTCATTGGGGTTTTCTGGCGCAGCCCGCGCCGTTTCCCGAAAAGATGATCGAAGGCGACCCGGACCGGTTTCTGGATTACTGCATCGCCAAATGGGCGGCGGATGGATTCACCTTTGATACAACGGCCCACGAGGCTTACCGCGCGGCCTTTCGCAAGCCGCAGGTTATTGCGGCAACCTGCGAGGACTATCGCGCCGGTGCAACGCTGGACGTTGAAACCGACAGACAGTCGCTGGCCGCGGGCCAAACATTCGACGGTCCATCGCTGCTCATCTGGGGGTCACACAACTTTGGGGCAGACACGGATCTGATTTGCGGGCTGTGGAAGCCATTGCTGCCCAACGTGACGGGCACAGCGCTCGACTGTGGGCATTTCGTTGCGGAAGAAAAATCCGCCGACACAGCACGCGCCCTGACAGATTTTTTCGCTACACCATAA
- a CDS encoding TetR/AcrR family transcriptional regulator, whose translation MPAHSAHSAHSAHSAHSADSTRRGKAITPSREALTPRRPKQARSRARMEAILDAAEQVVAVQGMARLTMSEVALRAGVSIGSLYQYIPTPQALLRALTDRFLADLRSDLEHHVGEARTPQAFADAISQVIWGIYAKMRDQPQQREIWAHLAADRDLAALNLADSRENAEGLVAALVRVGVVGRGDAAALLPDVLLITHLSGSAVQMAADMPVANGDKIVACFVDMALARLGLPGSSQNTVTP comes from the coding sequence ATGCCTGCCCACTCTGCCCACTCTGCCCACTCTGCCCACTCTGCCCACTCTGCCGACTCTACCCGGCGCGGCAAAGCGATCACCCCTTCACGTGAGGCGCTCACGCCGCGTCGTCCAAAACAGGCGCGCAGCAGGGCGCGGATGGAGGCCATTCTGGACGCCGCCGAACAGGTGGTGGCCGTGCAGGGCATGGCGCGTCTCACCATGAGTGAAGTGGCGCTGCGGGCGGGGGTCTCCATCGGGTCGCTGTATCAATACATTCCCACGCCGCAGGCCTTGTTGCGGGCGCTGACAGATCGGTTTTTGGCCGATTTGCGCAGTGACCTGGAGCACCATGTAGGCGAAGCCCGCACGCCGCAGGCCTTTGCGGATGCAATCTCTCAGGTGATCTGGGGCATATACGCGAAAATGCGCGACCAGCCTCAGCAGCGCGAGATCTGGGCGCATCTTGCCGCCGACCGTGATCTGGCGGCGCTCAATCTGGCTGACAGTCGTGAAAATGCAGAGGGGCTTGTTGCAGCACTGGTGCGGGTGGGTGTTGTCGGACGTGGGGATGCAGCAGCTCTGTTGCCGGACGTCCTGCTCATCACGCATCTTTCAGGATCAGCAGTGCAGATGGCGGCTGACATGCCTGTGGCAAATGGCGACAAAATTGTTGCGTGCTTTGTGGATATGGCGCTGGCCCGTCTTGGCTTGCCGGGCTCAAGCCAAAATACCGTTACACCCTAG